The proteins below come from a single Miscanthus floridulus cultivar M001 chromosome 1, ASM1932011v1, whole genome shotgun sequence genomic window:
- the LOC136551284 gene encoding uncharacterized protein isoform X1, translating to MRVVVTGATGYLGGRLCAALVGAGHAVRALARPSSNVSGLPRDVELAYGDVTDAESLAAAFHGCDVVFHVAAAVEPWLPDPSVFLKVNVGGLENVLKAAKRTPTVKKIIYTSSFFAIGPTDGYVADETQMHTEKEFCTEYEKSKVLADRIALQAAADEVPITIVYPGVLYGPGKLTTGNLVSRILMERFNGRLPGYIGDGYDRESFCHVDDVVSGHIAAMEKGRVGQRYLLTGENMSFVQIFNMVANITNTKAPMFHLPLWLIEAYGWISVFVSHITGKLPLISYPTVHVLRHQWAYSCDKAKTELGYRPRNLTEGLSEMLLWLKEEKLIKF from the exons ATGAGGGTGGTGGTGACGGGCGCGACGGGGTACCTGGGAGGCCGCCTGTGCGCGGCACTGGTCGGCGCGGGCCACGCCGTGCGCGCGCTCGCCCGCCCCTCCAGCAACGTCTCCGGCCTGCCCCGCGACGTCGAGCTGGCCTACGGCGACGTCACCGACGCCGAGTCCCTCGCCGCGGCCTTCCACGGCTGCGACGTCGTGTTCCACGTCGCCGCGGCCGTCGAGCCCTGGTTGCCGGACCCCTCCGTTTTCCTCAAG GTTAATGTAGGTGGACTTGAGAATGTGTTGAAGGCTGCCAAGAGAACACCAACTGTGAAGAAGATAATCTACACATCATCTTTCTTTGCAATTGGTCCAACCGATGGTTACGTTGCAGATGAGACACAG ATGCATACAGAGAAGGAATTTTGTACTGAATATGAGAAATCAAAGGTTCTTGCAGATAGAATCGCACTGCAGGCAGCAGCAGATGAGGTGCCAATCACCATTGTCTACCCAGGTGTTCTCTATGGCCCTGGAAAACTAACGACTGGAAATCTTGTCTCCCGCATT TTAATGGAGAGGTTTAATGGGCGCTTGCCTGGTTACATAGGAGATGGGTATGATAGAGAATCGTTCTGCCATGTTGATGATGTTGTTAGTGGGCACATAGCAGCTATGGAGAAGGGCAGAGTGGGCCAACGGTATCTCCTCACTGGTGAAAATATGTCATTCGTGCAAATTTTTAATATGGTTGCTAATATCACAAACACAAAGGCTCCCATGTTCCATTTACCTCTCTGGTTGATCGAAGCATATGGGTGGATTTCAGTTTTTGTTTCTCACATCACTGGAAAACTCCCACTTATCAGTTACCCT ACTGTGCATGTTCTGAGACATCAATGGGCATACTCATGTGACAAAGCAAAGACGGAGCTGGGCTATAGACCAAGAAACTTGACTGAAGGTTTATCAGAGATGCTCCTGTGGCTTAAGGAAGAAAAACTAATCAAGTTTTAG
- the LOC136551284 gene encoding uncharacterized protein isoform X2 has protein sequence MRVVVTGATGYLGGRLCAALVGAGHAVRALARPSSNVSGLPRDVELAYGDVTDAESLAAAFHGCDVVFHVAAAVEPWLPDPSVFLKVNVGGLENVLKAAKRTPTVKKIIYTSSFFAIGPTDGYVADETQVLADRIALQAAADEVPITIVYPGVLYGPGKLTTGNLVSRILMERFNGRLPGYIGDGYDRESFCHVDDVVSGHIAAMEKGRVGQRYLLTGENMSFVQIFNMVANITNTKAPMFHLPLWLIEAYGWISVFVSHITGKLPLISYPTVHVLRHQWAYSCDKAKTELGYRPRNLTEGLSEMLLWLKEEKLIKF, from the exons ATGAGGGTGGTGGTGACGGGCGCGACGGGGTACCTGGGAGGCCGCCTGTGCGCGGCACTGGTCGGCGCGGGCCACGCCGTGCGCGCGCTCGCCCGCCCCTCCAGCAACGTCTCCGGCCTGCCCCGCGACGTCGAGCTGGCCTACGGCGACGTCACCGACGCCGAGTCCCTCGCCGCGGCCTTCCACGGCTGCGACGTCGTGTTCCACGTCGCCGCGGCCGTCGAGCCCTGGTTGCCGGACCCCTCCGTTTTCCTCAAG GTTAATGTAGGTGGACTTGAGAATGTGTTGAAGGCTGCCAAGAGAACACCAACTGTGAAGAAGATAATCTACACATCATCTTTCTTTGCAATTGGTCCAACCGATGGTTACGTTGCAGATGAGACACAG GTTCTTGCAGATAGAATCGCACTGCAGGCAGCAGCAGATGAGGTGCCAATCACCATTGTCTACCCAGGTGTTCTCTATGGCCCTGGAAAACTAACGACTGGAAATCTTGTCTCCCGCATT TTAATGGAGAGGTTTAATGGGCGCTTGCCTGGTTACATAGGAGATGGGTATGATAGAGAATCGTTCTGCCATGTTGATGATGTTGTTAGTGGGCACATAGCAGCTATGGAGAAGGGCAGAGTGGGCCAACGGTATCTCCTCACTGGTGAAAATATGTCATTCGTGCAAATTTTTAATATGGTTGCTAATATCACAAACACAAAGGCTCCCATGTTCCATTTACCTCTCTGGTTGATCGAAGCATATGGGTGGATTTCAGTTTTTGTTTCTCACATCACTGGAAAACTCCCACTTATCAGTTACCCT ACTGTGCATGTTCTGAGACATCAATGGGCATACTCATGTGACAAAGCAAAGACGGAGCTGGGCTATAGACCAAGAAACTTGACTGAAGGTTTATCAGAGATGCTCCTGTGGCTTAAGGAAGAAAAACTAATCAAGTTTTAG